In Candidatus Hydrogenedentota bacterium, the genomic stretch AAGCGTCTGATGGTCGAGGGGCTGTTCGCTGTCTTCGCCTGCAAGCACACGGTTCAGTTCTTCTTCCGTGACCAGTGGCACGGTCTGCCCGACAGCTCCGGGCGCGGTCGCCACGTCCGAGGGCGTTTCCGTTTCCGGGCGGAAACCGTCGACAAGGGATTCCCACTCGTCCCCGGCTCTGGCTCCCGGACCGTCCCCTTGTTCCGCGAAGCTCTTGTCTATCTGCTCAAGCACAAAGCCCGGCTCTGCCTGGTCCGCGGCATCTTGCGGTGCTGGCGTCCGCTGGACCACAACGCCGCCCGGCAAGTGTTCGCTCAACTCGCCTGTCTCACTCTGAGCGGCTTCAGCAAGGCTCCCCACAGGACTTTCCTGCAAAAGACTTTCTTTGCTCTCTTGGGTTACCTCGGATACGGGTATCTCTGCCAGAAGGGCATCCAGGCTGTCCCTGGAAAATACCTGCGGCACTTTCTTTTCTTCCGGCTGGTCCGGTTGCGAGACTTCTTGCTGGGGTTCGACGGACGTTCCCTCCAATGCGCTTATCTCGATGCTTAGGTCGTCCTGCTCCCCCACCAGGGAAGCGATGATTTCGTCCATGTCAGACGAGTCGGACGGTTTGGAGGAGACGGCGCCCGAACCTGCTGGTTCAGAGACCTCAAGCGTGTCCCCTTCAGAGACGAACGTATGGGGTTCCGGCGGCTCCGCGGCGGGAGGAATGTCCCTGGCAGGGGTAACGGGTCCCTCCTCTAACGGCGCGATCATCTCGCCCAAAGGGCTGGTGCCGCGCTCATCTCGGTTCTCGGAAGGTTTGTCGGTCACCACCTTCCTCCTCTTGTGATCCCGGAATTCCCCTCTTCCGTCCCCGCATGTACAGGGCACATATCCATAAAGTCCAAGATATTGGCCCGTCTTGGAGTGGTGTCAATAAACTAATGGTCAGTGTATCATGGATACTCACGTTCCGCAATCGAAATCGGGAAAATTTTTCCGCCCTGAGAGAACCGAGTCAGCTCACGGGTGGCTCACGTACCCCGAACTCTCAGACTCCTGATGGGCTTCCTGCCCGGCGGGTATTCCACAAGAACCGCAGCGCAGCGAGTGCCCCGAGGAACAATGCGGCCCAGGAGATGCCTAGCCCAATCCTGAACGAGGCCGGCTCATAGGCAAATTCAACAACATGTTTTCCGGCGGGGATGGTCACGCCGCGAAACGCGAAATAGGCGGGGAAGATAGGTGTCCTCACACCGTCGACACGGGCGGTCCACCCGGGGAAGAAGGTATCCGAGAGCACCAGCACGCAGGGCGCTGTGGCATCAGTATCGGCCACAACCCGGTTTGGCTTGTGGATTCGCACCGTTGCGGTCCCGGGCGCTTCGGGATGATTCCGCGGCCAGGGCGTCGGAGGGGGGCTTTCGGTGAGGACTTCGCGAAGGGGGTCAAAGTTCAAATCGGCCAACCTTTTAAACAAGGCGTCTTCACTTTCGACCGGGCTCAGGCCGCCCACAAGGAAGGCCCGCGGCAGGGCTCGGTTATCGCGCATCACCAGCAGGTCGTCGATAATCCCAACGCGCTCGAGATGCCCGTAGAATTCGGGATGTTCCTCGATGTCTTTCGGGAAGAGGTAGCAGCCGATGCCGATGATTGGATGTATCCGCCACCATGCGCCGCTTTCGTACGTCCGGGCGAAGAACGCCCGCGAGCGGTACGGCATGATGCCGTCGTAGCCGTTCCATTGTTCGATGCCGTAATGCTGCAGAAGCCCGGGCATGATGCCGGCCGTACTCGCCCGGACCCGCGACGGCTGCGGGAGAGCGCGCAGGTATTCCGTAAGGGCCGTATCGAAGAACAACTGCTCGCGGGGACAGGTCGGGCGCAGGTCGCGCGCCGCGTACAAGAGGTCCGCGGCCAGTATTACCACGAGCACATAAGGCCCCGCACGCCGTACGAAAGGCCGCCTCGTGGACAGGCCGAGCACAAGCAGGCACAGCAGGGCGATTCCGGCCGCCGTGGCAATCTGGATGAGGACGTATGCGAACACCCCGTTTGTGAACAGCGCGTCCAGCTGACAATAGGCTGTCACCAGTACGACCCCGAAAACGGCCGCGAGAAACAGCGCTGGACGCTGCAGTTCTTTCATCTGCCGTTGTTTGCCAAACCATTGGCGGATGCCCGCAGACGCCAGCACCAATGCCGCCAATAGCCCGAAGGGGAGATAATAAAACCGCCACATGCTGTTCAAGACGGGCAGTTCCTGTATCCAGCGCATGAATGGCAGCGGGAAGGCCATAGCCGTGCAGAACGCGGCCGCGATAGCCAGGCAGACCGTCCGGACCCGGCTCGCCGAACAAGACTGCCGCGTGAATAACAGCCCGAGCCCAACCCATGCCGCCAGCCCAAGGTAAAGTGTACTGACGAAATTCGCGGAGGGATTTTCCCAATAATTGTTATCGGATGGCGCCCCAAAGAATCTTGGCACCCAGAGCGAAAGATACGACAGCGGCGGGGCGAACTCGACGGCCACGGCTTTTCCCGGACGGCTGACAAACTGCTCGCTCTCGGGCAAGTACTCGAGCAGGGGCAACAGCGCTATGGCGCACACCAGCAGAGCCATGCTCCACGCTGCCCCGCCCACCGCAACAGGACGCCACACGCCAACGCGGTTCCGGCACAGCACAAGAAGCCGCAACAGGAAATAGACGCCCACACCGAAACCCTGTCCAAAGGCCGTCTCGGGATGTCCCGCAAGCAGCAACAGCGTGCTCCCCAGGACGAGGGTGAAGAAGCCTTTCCGGCAACGCCCGGCCAGAATCCACTCGGCGCCGAGCAGCACAACGGGGGCCCAGGGGCTTACCTCCAGAGGCGGCCAGTATGCCCAGTACTGATTGTACGCACACAACATCCACCCCACCGACAGAAACTGGGCCGGCCCGGCGCTCAACCCAATGCCTCTTCCCAGGAGATAAGCCGTGAATCCGCACAGCCAGAGGTTCAACAGGATGTAAACGGTCGTCGCTACATAGGGATCGGTAACCAGATGAATAAGGCGCGGCGGATACAGAACGGCGTTCTGGCTGTTGGCCAGCAAGGGCATCCCGCCGAGTTGGAGGGGATTCCACAACGGCCACTCGCCGTCCTTGAGCATCTCCGTTGTCAACCGGTGCCATAACGCCCCCTGGAGTAAGGTTTCCTGGGTAAGCCAGTTCTTTGGGGGAGACCCTTGGTAATACTGGTTCCACGGAGGACTCTGCAGAAGAATGCTTCCCGGGAGACTCATCTCCCCGCGCAGAAACACAGCGGGGAACAATATGACCAGCAACACGAGGAGCAACAGGCCCTGAAAGCAAATTTCAGCGGCTGTGACCTTATGCCAAGTCATGGAATCACTCCGGCACGTCTCACTTCCTGTGCGCCTCCACCTGGCTGGACACGGCCGTCAATACCCGAGGTCGTGCAGCGCTTCCCGGAGCTCCGGGGGCAAATCCTGGTCGTTCAACGTCGAAATAGGCGGCACATACCACACATACACGCCAAATTCTCGAGAAAGCGTGGACGCGTCAAACGCTCCCGGCCCGGCCGCGAAGGATTCCGCGCGCCGCTCGAGATTCTCGAGGGCAACATGTTCCGCCTGCGCGCCCACATGGACCCGCTCCGGCGGGATCGGCTCTCCGTCCGCCTGGATTGTCAGCCGGATGGCATCGCCCGGGGCGATCCGGAGAATCACGTGTGCGGAATCGGACAAGGCCTCGCGCTCCGCGAACCAGAAGTTCTGGAACGGGTCCACCTTCGTCACCTTTTCCCAACTCGGCGGCACAGTGGCCTCCGGACTCTGCGCAGGCATGGTCAGCGAGAACTCGAACGTGCCGTTGGCCAGTGCGGCCTGTTGTAACGCCGGCGGATAGCGCAGTTCGAAGGATTCAGCGGTTGCCGCGCGAATGGTCCCCGTCACGCGGCGTGCCATGGCGGTATCGTGAATTACCAGGACATGCAGTCCCGCCGCGCCGCGCATAGCCATGCTCAACGCGTATTGGGACAACGGCGGCGCTTTCTCCGGAGCGGCATCGAGCGGCGCCGTCTCGCCGGGGTCCGCGGCCAGATCGAACCACGACACGCGCTTCGCGACGATATCGTCAATATACTTGTAGGCCTGTGACTTCGCCGCCCGCTGCAGCGCATTTTCCAATGACAGCGAAGCGCAGGCCATGGCCTTGCCTGAAGCGTCCCCGCGGAGCAGCCCCAGCATGGAGACACCCTGAAACCGCGGGTCTTGCTCGAATCCGAACGCCTCGACAACGGTTGGAGCGACATCCACCATCTCGGCCAGACCGTCCCGCACCTCGCCTGCGCAGGCATTTCCGGGCAGCTTGACCAAAAACGGAATCCGGAGCTGCTCCTCATAGAGCGTTTTCCCGTGCCCCGTGCCGCCGTGGTCCCAGAATTCCTCGCCATGGTCGGCCATCACAATGATCAGGGCATTATCATACAGGCCTTGCTCTTTCATCACGGCGATCAGCCGGCCGAATTGCGAATCCGTGTAGGCGATCTCCCCGTCGTAGAGCGCGAGGGCCTCCCGATGGGCCGGGTTTTCATCGCGTTCCGCATAAAGCGCACGGTCAAACCGTTCTTTGAACGGTTCGGGGGGGGCGTACGGCTCGTGCGGCCCCATCGTATGCACATACGCATACCACGGCCGGCCAGTGACGTCCTGGACGGTGTCGATGGTCAAGTCGACCACAGCGGCGTCGTCCGAGCTTACCCAGTGCTCGGTGTCAGCGTCGCGGAAACGGTGAAAGTCATTACCAAAGCCCCACACCGGAATGCAGTTCCGGTTGGTCATGAAGCAGTGAGTCTCCAGGCCCCCCAGCCCGAGTTGCACCGCCAAAGATGGAAGGTTTTCGCGGAGCATATCGGGACGATCCTCCGCCCCGTGAACACTCGGATAGGTCGAGGTGAACAGCGTCGCAACACTCGCCCGCGTCCATGAGGTCGACGGCGTGACACCCCTAAGCCTTACCGCATCTTTTGCAAACGCGTCGATGTTGGGGGACGTGTCCAGGGGATACCCGTAGCACCCCAAATGGTCTTGGCGCAAGGCATCGATCAGGAATATCAACACCGCGGGCGACGCCGCGTCCGGCACGAACACTTCCGCATGCGAGATCCAGAAATCAGCAGTTGCGCTCAATACCAGCCGGCACGACGACCCGGCATGAGGCAATGCAACCCGCTCATCGTGCCACGTATGACCGCCCGACGTGGCAAACGACGTGACGGCCTCGTCATCCACAAATACCGCAGCCTGGATTGGGCTCCCCTCGCCGCCGTCAAGCAGTCCCACGCGGCAGATCGCCCCTTCAGGCGCGGCTCCGAGGTTCAGCGTCAGGCCGGACCCTGCCGGCACACGCCAGGCGTTGCGCCATTCGAGGTCCAATGCGGGGCGTTCCAGCGGCAGGTCCTTAAGTGCGATCATTCGCCCCGAAGACAAGGAACACCCGGCCAGCAGCATTGCTGCACACGCCGCCGCCACCATGGAGAAAACCCCCGTTCTCGGGAGACGCATTTCTCAAAGGCTCCTCTCGAAAAAGCCATCGGACTCGTCCATGCTTATAGCACGCAGATCAAAGAGCCGTCAAAGCCCCGTCGTTTTTGTTTGGGCCCATGCCGCGCTGTGTTATCCGGGGTCTTCGCGTGAGCCTATTCTCGCTCATACGGCCCCACAGGGGCACAAAGGGAGAAAACAGAAAATGGATTGTATGCTCCGGGGTCACTGTGGTACGTTTCGGGGCGTATTGGGCCTGGATGGAGACCGATAACGTGACTGGTAGAGCAAATAGCGGAACGCGCTCCGGCTCCCGCACGGTAAGCAGGAGGCCGCGTTTGGCGATAACCATGGGTGACACGAACGGGGTGGGACCGGAAATCCTTGCGAAACTCCTTGCGCGGCCGGAGCTGATGGAGCTGTGCGAGCCCGTCGTTTTCGGCAGTGCGGACGTATTGCGCAAGGCAAGCGCCGTTGTTTCAGTTGAGCTTTGTCTTCGGGAAGTGCCGGACGTGCCCCCCCGTGGTCAATGCGCGGACGCAATACCGGTGATTGACTGGGGGTATCGAGCGCCCGCGTGGAATCCCGGCGTTCTCGAGGCTGGGGCCAGCCGCTGCGCCGTCGAGTGGTTAAAAAAAGCGATCGCGTGCGCGCAGTCCGGCCAGGTCGACGGCATCGTGACATGCCCGGTCAACAAGGAGGGAATTCAGGCTGCGGGGTATCATTACGTGGGCCATACACAAATCCTGGCGGAGCTTACCGCTTCGCCCGATTGCCGCATGTGTTTGTTTGCCGGCGATATCCGGGTCGTTCACATCACCTCACATTGCTCGTTGCTGGAAGCGGTTCGGCAGGTAACGAAAGACCGCATTGTTCACTCGATTCGGGTTGCACACGCTGCGCTCGGCCGCCTTGAGCTTCAGCGGCGGCGCATCGCCGTAGCCGGTTTGAATCCCCACGCCGGCGAAGCCGGCATGCTGGGCCGCGAGGAAATCACCGAGATTCTGCCGGCCATTGAATTGTGCAGGAAAGAAGGTATCGATTGCGTAGGGCCATATCCGCCCGATACGGTGTTCAAGCGTATGGTTGAGGGAGAATTTGACCTCGTCATAGCCATGTATCACGACCAGGGCCATATTCCGGTAAAACTGATCGCCATGGACCAGGGCGTCAATGTCACCCTCGGAATTCCCATCGTGCGCACGTCGGTGGATCACGGGACCGCATACGACATCGCGGGGACAGGAGAAGCGCGGGCCGACAGCCTCTGGGCGGCGATTCGTCTCGCGGTCGAGCTGGTTTCCTCGGAGGAGCATCCGCATGATTGATACGTCACGGCGCGTATTCACGCTCGCCTTATACTGCGTCGTCTGCGTTTCACTGGCATCAGCCGAGGGATTCCGGCAGCACAAGGTGTGGTTCCCCGTCGGCCCGAATCCGTCGGCCATTGCTGCCGTCGATCTTAATGGCAACGGTCTGCCCGAGATCATTTCGGCTGATACCGGCGCATTGACGGACCCTCGAAGCGAACGGCCCGCCAACAACGAATTGTCGGTCTTGGCTGCCTCAAAACCGCTTGAATACGAAAAACAGGTTCCCCTGATAACCGGATTCGGCCCCTATTGCCTGGCGATCGCCAATATCGACGCGTTGCCCGCTCTCGATATTCTGGTGGGGAGTTTTCACACCGTCGAGCGGCGAAGCGAGTCGCGCGACCTGACTTTGTTTCGCAACATCGGCGATCTCCTCTTCGAACCGGTAAGTTTCAGCGTGCCGCTCGACCGTCTCCAATACCTGCGCAATCGGGACGCGGATGAGCAGCCCATTTTCACAAAACCGGGGCTCACTTCCATGGTTGTGCGCGACTTCAACCGGGACGAATACCGGGACGTAATCGCTACAGGCTGGTCAAGCGACGTTTTAGTCTATTTTCCCGGCCATGCAACCGCCTACTTTGAAGAGCCGCGCTTTATTGCGGCGCCGGGCGGTCCCCGCGACATTCAGGCAGCCGATCTCGACGGCGATGGCGCGGCCGATCTTGTGACGGTCATGTATGCCACAGGAGAAATCGTGCTTTGGAAAGGCGACGGCCAGGGAAACTTCGAAGAGGCCGATCGCTTTCTGAGCCGCGGCGCGCTGCCTCACAAGGTGCGCGTTGCCGATGTGAATAACGACGGCAAACTTGACCTCGTGGTGTCCGATTGCCACACCTACGATTCGGTCGCCATTTACTATGGGACCGGGGGTTTCCAGTTCGATGTCTGCCAGGAGGTCGTGCTGGGCGTCTCGCGGAGCGTGCTCGAACACGAAATCCGCGATCTGGCGCTCGACGACTTCAACCAGGACGGCCGGCTCGACATGGCATTGGCCTGCTTTGCTTCCGGCCGCGTGTTCGTGCTCACGAACACGTCGGCGGACAAAGCGATCCCGCAGGCGTTTTCAAAAAGCGCCTACGAGTTTGAATCGGGCGGCAAGACTGGCAAACCCCGCGCGCTATGTGTCGAGGACTTTGACGCGGACGGCCTCAAAGACATTGCCGTGGCGCTGTGGGACGCCAATTCGATAGCGTTGCTGCTTGGACGTTAGAAACGCGTCCTCTGGTCGGTCGCCGCCTCCTCAACGCACGGCGCGAATGCCTTTCATCAGTTGTTTCAGCCGCACCTTGTCGAGCGGACGTTTCCCGAACCGGGCCTCGTTATACGTGTGCAGCGCCTCAGTCAGCGGTCCGGATTCCTCGAGGTGTGCGTTGCGCGCCGCCAGGAGCAACTCCCCGGCTGTCTTTCCTCTCGAGTCGATGCCGCGGCGTTTAAGGAGCCTGTTAACACGCGCGAGGAGATGAACCGCCCTCTTCTGCGTGTCGGTAAGGACATTGGAGCTTCTGGGGGATTTTCGCTTGAGTCGTACGTACACCAGTGCGAGGACCACGCTGGCCACCATCCCGGGGAGAGCAAGAAACGAGAGGAAACCGGGACGCTTGTCCATGGGGCCTCCGTCATCCAGCAAACCGGTGTATGGCGTGAAAACCCATGTAAGAAAGCCCCCTCCCAAGTCCTTGATACGCCCCAAATTAAACCCGCCCTTGTAGCCGATGACGCCACTATACCAGGCGATCCTCAATCGCAGTCCCAAACGGGAAACAGCCAGTTGCGCGCGTTCCAACAGCGATCCGAATCCGCTGCCGGATTGAGGAGACGGGTCGAACGTGACCCATCCGTAATCGAGAAAATAGGCCTCGACCCACAGGTGCGCCATATCCCGGCTGACGATGTAGGCCCGGTCAGTCTCGCTCCATTCCCCTCCGCGATAACCTGATACCACCCGTGTAGGTATGCCCAGACTGCGCAACATGAGGGCGAGAGCGCTCGCGAACAGTTCACAGTGTCCCCGCCGGGCCTCGAACAAGAACGCATCAATTGGGGAGTGCCTGGGCAGGGATGGTGTGTCAAGCGTGTAAGAAAAAGCGTCTGACCCCAACCAGGCTTCGAGTGCGCGCGCCTTATCGTAGGGCGTATCCTGGCCTTCCGCAAGCTGTTGGGCAAGGCGCACCGTACGCTGCTCGAGGGTATGGCGTGTCAGGAGAAAGTAGTCCCGGCCGGAAATCACGCGGTCGTAATTCGTCCTGGCGCCGCGGAGCTGTTCGGGCGTGGGATTCACGATTTCCGAGACTACCTGATAGCTGATGGTTGCGGATTTGCGGCGTTCGACCCGCACGAAATGCCCATCTTGAACGGGATCCCAGTTTACGGTGGCGCCATCGCATTCGAGGCGCAGCGGCGACGGCATGCAGGGCAGGCCTCCGCTCGGCACATCCTCAAGATAGATCGACTGGCGCACCTGCTGACCTTTCCCGGTTGGTTCCCGCGCCACCGCTGAGGGGTCGTTTGTGGCAAGCGGAACCGCGCGCGGGCGCCCGTCGTGAATGCCGTAGGGCCCGCCCAGGCGTTCCCACACGCCCGCCGTGAAGGTGTCCATGGTGTTGCTGCGCCAATATAGGGCGCCGTCGTACCGGCCATCGGGATTGTCAGGGAATTCGACGCGCATCACGGGGGTGTGATCGGCCGCGATGCGGCCCCCTTGTCCAATTTCCACGGTATCGCTGAGCCCGGTCTGCGTGGCCGCCTCGTCAGCGGCCAGCAGGTTGCTGCGTCCCAGAATTCCCGCTTCCATGCGCGGCGTACCGAAAAAGAACCCTGCCGTAAGCACGACCGACGCGATACAAACCACGCTGACCGAGCGGACCGTCCCCCAGTCCAGCAACCGGGCGGAGTGCGACACGGCTTCCGGCTCTCGTTCTGACAGGGGAATAACATCGGCAAGGCCGCTCGGACCCACTTGACTTATTTCCGTGCGAACCTGGAGGGCCAAGAGAGCCCAGACCGCACTGACAAGTGCAAACAGCATGACCAGGCCGATGGAGGCGTCCGGACCCAGTCCGCAGGCCGCCACCACAAGCAGAAAACACATGAAAAACAACTGGTAGAAGTCCTTACGCTCTTTCCGGTGCGCGAGCTTGTGTGCCTGAATGAAAATGATCAGGATGATTACAGCCGTGAGAAGGCCGAACAAGCCCACCCACATTGGAAGTGACACCGAAAACAGCGCGGTGGCGCCGTTTGTGGCGTATCGGTACCACGTAAACCGGCCGTCCATATATTCTCCCAGGGGCCAGAGCGCCAACAGGAGTAGCCCCACGGTCATGATATCCGCGCCGAGCGTCGGGGCCGAGGCGAGCGCCAAAAAGCTCGACAGGAGCAATGCCGCCGTGCTGACGCTCAATAGCCTGTCAACGCTCCTACGCATACACCACTTCCTCGGGCCGCATCACGTGTGCCGAGCCGATTCGCTCGCCCCACTGGCCCGGATCCGGGGAGATGTAGACGTGAATCACCCGGCGCGATTCGTCGAGCAGGGCAACGCGAGAGAACGGATCCAACATGGTTGCGGGTTCGGGTTCGAGGCGTGCCAGCGTCTCCAGCAACCGCGTTGCCTGGGTTTTCCCCTCGTCCTCGGGCAAATGTTCCCCCGCCGTCATCAATCCCACCAGGAACTGACGGTTCAGCATCGTGACGCCCAACGAAGCAATCATCTCGATGGCCTCTTCAAACCGCTCTTCGAAGTCCGGCAACCCTTCCCTCGCGCGCGCATCAAATATAAAAAGCACGCAACGTGACGTCTCGAGGGCCATCTCCTTGACGACTAGGTCGTCTGTCTTGGCACTAATGCGCCAGGCGACATGCCGAAGATCGTCGCCGGGGAGGTATCCGCGCAAACTGAAGAAGTCGTCGCCCATGCCGCGAGCGAGGCGGGGCAGGTCGCCCACGCGCCGCGTGGCATCCAGGGCAGCCGGGCGAACGGCCCTTACGCGGGGATACACCACGACCTCCGCCGAATCGTGTACCCGCAGCCGCGTCTCGATAAGGCCGAAGGGAAAGGTCGTGACCAGATTGATGGGAGGGGGTGGAAACACGCCCCGTTTCGAGAACAGCGCGTTGATGCGAACGACTCCCGCTTTCCGCGGAGGCAGTTTCACCATGTAGCCCACCGAATTCCCGGGCTGCTCAGCCAGTTCGATGTGAAGGGAGATGGTGGGCAGAAAGGGCTTGTGGTTCTCGACGCGCACAGTAATCCCGACACTTTCCCCGCGATGGACCGCGGACGGCGCTTCGCATATCACGTTCAAGCCCCGCAGATTGCGCGCCGAAAAGAAGACGGACAGCAAGAGGAAGCTTATCAGGGCCCCCACGAGGAGGTAGAGGAGGTTCATCCCGCTGTTCCATGCCGCCAGCAGCACGATCAGGGTTATAATGATGAAGACTTGCCCCGCCCGGGGCAAATGCCATGTGATGCCGCGTATCCGCAGGTTCATGGGAGTCACCGGGGTATGGGCGTGTTCTTGACCACGTCGAACACCGCCCGAGCGCGGGACCGGGCCGCCGCAGCGAGGTTCCCTTCTCGCGAGCGCACGAGCACGCGATGCGACAGGGCCGGCACGGCCATCTGCTTGACGTCGTCGGGCGTGACGTAGTCGCGCCCTTCCACGAGCGCATGGGCCTGGCTCGCTTCATAAAACGCTTGGGCCGCTCGAGGACTGGCCCCGAGCTGAATGTGCTCGTGTTGCCGAGTCCCTTGCACGATGGCCAGCATGTAACT encodes the following:
- a CDS encoding YfhO family protein, giving the protein MTWHKVTAAEICFQGLLLLVLLVILFPAVFLRGEMSLPGSILLQSPPWNQYYQGSPPKNWLTQETLLQGALWHRLTTEMLKDGEWPLWNPLQLGGMPLLANSQNAVLYPPRLIHLVTDPYVATTVYILLNLWLCGFTAYLLGRGIGLSAGPAQFLSVGWMLCAYNQYWAYWPPLEVSPWAPVVLLGAEWILAGRCRKGFFTLVLGSTLLLLAGHPETAFGQGFGVGVYFLLRLLVLCRNRVGVWRPVAVGGAAWSMALLVCAIALLPLLEYLPESEQFVSRPGKAVAVEFAPPLSYLSLWVPRFFGAPSDNNYWENPSANFVSTLYLGLAAWVGLGLLFTRQSCSASRVRTVCLAIAAAFCTAMAFPLPFMRWIQELPVLNSMWRFYYLPFGLLAALVLASAGIRQWFGKQRQMKELQRPALFLAAVFGVVLVTAYCQLDALFTNGVFAYVLIQIATAAGIALLCLLVLGLSTRRPFVRRAGPYVLVVILAADLLYAARDLRPTCPREQLFFDTALTEYLRALPQPSRVRASTAGIMPGLLQHYGIEQWNGYDGIMPYRSRAFFARTYESGAWWRIHPIIGIGCYLFPKDIEEHPEFYGHLERVGIIDDLLVMRDNRALPRAFLVGGLSPVESEDALFKRLADLNFDPLREVLTESPPPTPWPRNHPEAPGTATVRIHKPNRVVADTDATAPCVLVLSDTFFPGWTARVDGVRTPIFPAYFAFRGVTIPAGKHVVEFAYEPASFRIGLGISWAALFLGALAALRFLWNTRRAGSPSGV
- a CDS encoding sulfatase, which codes for MRLPRTGVFSMVAAACAAMLLAGCSLSSGRMIALKDLPLERPALDLEWRNAWRVPAGSGLTLNLGAAPEGAICRVGLLDGGEGSPIQAAVFVDDEAVTSFATSGGHTWHDERVALPHAGSSCRLVLSATADFWISHAEVFVPDAASPAVLIFLIDALRQDHLGCYGYPLDTSPNIDAFAKDAVRLRGVTPSTSWTRASVATLFTSTYPSVHGAEDRPDMLRENLPSLAVQLGLGGLETHCFMTNRNCIPVWGFGNDFHRFRDADTEHWVSSDDAAVVDLTIDTVQDVTGRPWYAYVHTMGPHEPYAPPEPFKERFDRALYAERDENPAHREALALYDGEIAYTDSQFGRLIAVMKEQGLYDNALIIVMADHGEEFWDHGGTGHGKTLYEEQLRIPFLVKLPGNACAGEVRDGLAEMVDVAPTVVEAFGFEQDPRFQGVSMLGLLRGDASGKAMACASLSLENALQRAAKSQAYKYIDDIVAKRVSWFDLAADPGETAPLDAAPEKAPPLSQYALSMAMRGAAGLHVLVIHDTAMARRVTGTIRAATAESFELRYPPALQQAALANGTFEFSLTMPAQSPEATVPPSWEKVTKVDPFQNFWFAEREALSDSAHVILRIAPGDAIRLTIQADGEPIPPERVHVGAQAEHVALENLERRAESFAAGPGAFDASTLSREFGVYVWYVPPISTLNDQDLPPELREALHDLGY
- the pdxA gene encoding 4-hydroxythreonine-4-phosphate dehydrogenase PdxA, whose amino-acid sequence is MAITMGDTNGVGPEILAKLLARPELMELCEPVVFGSADVLRKASAVVSVELCLREVPDVPPRGQCADAIPVIDWGYRAPAWNPGVLEAGASRCAVEWLKKAIACAQSGQVDGIVTCPVNKEGIQAAGYHYVGHTQILAELTASPDCRMCLFAGDIRVVHITSHCSLLEAVRQVTKDRIVHSIRVAHAALGRLELQRRRIAVAGLNPHAGEAGMLGREEITEILPAIELCRKEGIDCVGPYPPDTVFKRMVEGEFDLVIAMYHDQGHIPVKLIAMDQGVNVTLGIPIVRTSVDHGTAYDIAGTGEARADSLWAAIRLAVELVSSEEHPHD
- a CDS encoding VCBS repeat-containing protein; this translates as MIDTSRRVFTLALYCVVCVSLASAEGFRQHKVWFPVGPNPSAIAAVDLNGNGLPEIISADTGALTDPRSERPANNELSVLAASKPLEYEKQVPLITGFGPYCLAIANIDALPALDILVGSFHTVERRSESRDLTLFRNIGDLLFEPVSFSVPLDRLQYLRNRDADEQPIFTKPGLTSMVVRDFNRDEYRDVIATGWSSDVLVYFPGHATAYFEEPRFIAAPGGPRDIQAADLDGDGAADLVTVMYATGEIVLWKGDGQGNFEEADRFLSRGALPHKVRVADVNNDGKLDLVVSDCHTYDSVAIYYGTGGFQFDVCQEVVLGVSRSVLEHEIRDLALDDFNQDGRLDMALACFASGRVFVLTNTSADKAIPQAFSKSAYEFESGGKTGKPRALCVEDFDADGLKDIAVALWDANSIALLLGR
- a CDS encoding DUF3488 and transglutaminase-like domain-containing protein — translated: MRRSVDRLLSVSTAALLLSSFLALASAPTLGADIMTVGLLLLALWPLGEYMDGRFTWYRYATNGATALFSVSLPMWVGLFGLLTAVIILIIFIQAHKLAHRKERKDFYQLFFMCFLLVVAACGLGPDASIGLVMLFALVSAVWALLALQVRTEISQVGPSGLADVIPLSEREPEAVSHSARLLDWGTVRSVSVVCIASVVLTAGFFFGTPRMEAGILGRSNLLAADEAATQTGLSDTVEIGQGGRIAADHTPVMRVEFPDNPDGRYDGALYWRSNTMDTFTAGVWERLGGPYGIHDGRPRAVPLATNDPSAVAREPTGKGQQVRQSIYLEDVPSGGLPCMPSPLRLECDGATVNWDPVQDGHFVRVERRKSATISYQVVSEIVNPTPEQLRGARTNYDRVISGRDYFLLTRHTLEQRTVRLAQQLAEGQDTPYDKARALEAWLGSDAFSYTLDTPSLPRHSPIDAFLFEARRGHCELFASALALMLRSLGIPTRVVSGYRGGEWSETDRAYIVSRDMAHLWVEAYFLDYGWVTFDPSPQSGSGFGSLLERAQLAVSRLGLRLRIAWYSGVIGYKGGFNLGRIKDLGGGFLTWVFTPYTGLLDDGGPMDKRPGFLSFLALPGMVASVVLALVYVRLKRKSPRSSNVLTDTQKRAVHLLARVNRLLKRRGIDSRGKTAGELLLAARNAHLEESGPLTEALHTYNEARFGKRPLDKVRLKQLMKGIRAVR
- a CDS encoding DUF58 domain-containing protein, whose product is MNLRIRGITWHLPRAGQVFIIITLIVLLAAWNSGMNLLYLLVGALISFLLLSVFFSARNLRGLNVICEAPSAVHRGESVGITVRVENHKPFLPTISLHIELAEQPGNSVGYMVKLPPRKAGVVRINALFSKRGVFPPPPINLVTTFPFGLIETRLRVHDSAEVVVYPRVRAVRPAALDATRRVGDLPRLARGMGDDFFSLRGYLPGDDLRHVAWRISAKTDDLVVKEMALETSRCVLFIFDARAREGLPDFEERFEEAIEMIASLGVTMLNRQFLVGLMTAGEHLPEDEGKTQATRLLETLARLEPEPATMLDPFSRVALLDESRRVIHVYISPDPGQWGERIGSAHVMRPEEVVYA